In Paractinoplanes brasiliensis, the following proteins share a genomic window:
- a CDS encoding IS110 family transposase has protein sequence MDFVGDESVNDEYGVFLGLDVGKTDHHAVALDPAGKRLHDAALPNTEAGLRKLFDKLARHGRILAVVDQPASIGALPVAVARACGHQVGYLPGLVMRRLADLHPGTAKTDARDAYVIADAARTLPHTLRRVDTGDDTLAEREMLVGYDDDLAGEVTRIANRIRGLLTQIPPPLERVLGPKVQHPAVLEALSRCGGPAGLRKAGRSKLAEVVEPRAPRMGARLVEQVFTALDAQTVVVPGSTAAETILPRLADSLRELLKQRDQVAMQVEEMLDAHPLSEVLTSMPGIGVRTAARILLEVGDGNAFPTSGHLAAYAGLAPVTRRSGTSICGEHPPKGGSKQLKRALFLSAFAALSDPLSRAYYDRKRAEGKKHNAALICLARRRVDVLHAMLRTHTPYQHKPAEKLALAA, from the coding sequence ATGGACTTCGTGGGAGACGAAAGCGTGAACGACGAGTACGGCGTGTTCCTGGGCCTGGACGTCGGCAAGACCGACCATCACGCGGTCGCACTGGACCCGGCGGGCAAGCGGCTGCACGACGCGGCGCTGCCGAACACCGAGGCTGGGTTGCGGAAACTGTTCGACAAGCTCGCCCGCCACGGCCGGATCCTGGCCGTGGTCGACCAGCCCGCCTCGATCGGCGCGCTGCCCGTCGCGGTCGCCCGCGCCTGCGGACACCAGGTCGGCTACCTTCCCGGTCTGGTCATGCGCCGGCTCGCTGACCTGCACCCCGGCACCGCCAAGACCGACGCCCGTGACGCCTACGTCATCGCGGACGCGGCCCGGACGCTGCCGCACACGCTGCGCCGGGTCGACACCGGCGACGACACCCTGGCCGAGCGGGAGATGCTGGTCGGCTACGACGACGACCTCGCCGGCGAGGTCACCCGGATCGCTAACCGCATCCGCGGCCTACTCACCCAGATCCCCCCGCCCCTGGAACGCGTACTCGGGCCGAAGGTGCAGCATCCGGCCGTCCTCGAAGCGCTGTCACGGTGCGGCGGCCCAGCCGGGCTGCGCAAGGCCGGCCGGTCGAAACTCGCGGAGGTCGTCGAGCCCCGGGCGCCGCGTATGGGTGCCCGCCTGGTCGAGCAGGTCTTCACCGCGCTCGACGCTCAGACCGTCGTCGTCCCAGGCAGCACCGCAGCCGAGACCATCCTCCCGAGGCTGGCAGACAGCCTGCGTGAACTGCTGAAACAACGCGACCAAGTCGCGATGCAGGTCGAGGAGATGCTCGATGCGCACCCTCTTTCGGAGGTCCTGACCTCGATGCCGGGCATCGGCGTCAGGACCGCCGCCCGGATCCTGCTCGAAGTCGGCGATGGCAACGCCTTTCCGACATCCGGCCACCTGGCCGCCTACGCCGGGCTCGCCCCCGTCACCCGCCGCTCGGGCACCAGCATCTGCGGTGAGCACCCACCCAAAGGCGGCAGCAAGCAGCTCAAACGCGCGCTCTTCCTGTCCGCGTTCGCGGCCTTGTCCGATCCGCTCAGCCGGGCTTACTACGACCGGAAGCGCGCTGAAGGCAAGAAGCACAACGCCGCCCTCATCTGCCTGGCCCGTCGCCGCGTTGACGTGCTCCACGCCATGCTCCGAACGCATACGCCTTACCAACACAAACCGGCAGAAAAGCTAGCCCTCGCCGCTTGA
- a CDS encoding GNAT family N-acetyltransferase produces the protein MIRRERSADVPAIHAITAAAFRDAPYSAPPVEPGGDPGEATLVSWLRADAGWIPELSFVAVEDDQVIGHVVATRAHVEGRPVLGLGPLSVLPRRQRAGVGTALMHAVLGAAEALGEPLVGLLGNPSYYGRFGFVAAEAVGIVAPEPGWGENFQVRTLSQYEGQAGRFAYAEPFGRL, from the coding sequence ATGATTCGACGTGAACGTTCCGCCGACGTCCCCGCGATCCACGCGATCACCGCGGCGGCGTTCCGCGACGCCCCCTACAGCGCACCGCCGGTGGAACCGGGAGGCGACCCGGGGGAGGCGACGCTTGTTTCCTGGCTGCGCGCCGACGCCGGTTGGATCCCGGAACTGTCGTTCGTCGCGGTCGAGGACGATCAGGTCATCGGCCACGTCGTCGCGACGCGGGCTCATGTCGAGGGGCGGCCGGTCCTGGGCCTCGGGCCGCTGAGTGTTCTGCCGCGCCGCCAGCGAGCCGGCGTGGGCACTGCCCTGATGCACGCCGTCCTGGGTGCGGCCGAGGCGCTCGGCGAGCCCTTGGTCGGGCTGCTCGGCAACCCCTCCTACTACGGCCGCTTCGGCTTCGTCGCGGCGGAGGCGGTCGGCATCGTCGCACCGGAGCCCGGGTGGGGCGAAAACTTCCAGGTCCGAACCCTCAGCCAGTACGAGGGTCAGGCCGGCCGGTTCGCGTATGCCGAACCCTTCGGCCGGCTCTGA
- a CDS encoding BTAD domain-containing putative transcriptional regulator, producing the protein MLAVLGPIELLDGQRRVGGLGGVLPRRLLTVLVAAEGRPVPDSWLVEAVWAGRPPGKPEIALQVYVSRLRRAMGDRGPGTLRRTKSGYELAIQPGGTDVDRFRELTEEARLAAAAGRVAQARSLFEAALRLWRGEPYSDVPDDDTLTAKRAALQQLHDAAQEDSVECLIGMGENARAVAELEALVRSAPFRERRWVQLAEALYRCDRQTDALAAIRRVRALLAEELGVEPGPQLREVEGRILRHDAGLLLRDPGAAGPARLPRPLSSFVGREAELALLDTLVSAQRMVTVVGPAGAGKTRLTLEWAARHGGDSWFVRLADVSDPARLAGSIGRAVGVADQPGDATTAVLRRLNGVRGLLILDNGEHLTAPLARIVNVLLAGAPGLRVLATSRRPLTASGEHVLPLAPLATGSAVDLLRDRIRAVRPTWAEDARDHASLRRIAVALDGIPLALELAAARTRVLNLHDVAERLDDRFALLGTVPDRLLNPHETLFGAIGWSFGLLADAERELLVRLWPYEGGFALAAAGPAGLDMLDSLVGQSLVEVDVDARPTRFRVLETVRAYCRAVDPTPRASRELHSATVRAMVADAAQALLGAGAPRATRELNRELANIRVSVAHDLATTPVDALRTATGLLWFWIRAGLLDEGRRTLAAAMRAAGDAAPPDVAQARAASAVLAYVGGDGDDARRLLAEAIRDWEATEGGDDTIQLAEMLYYQALVQNPNGDARLAWSAATRAYRIAARTGTAWLRASAEMAQGSALLLAGRAGEARHRLRAAAEHGIACGQTWTAALSYLMAAQSLLAERRTPDEVLPILGRALRLFRHEEDLSGILSVVHSGAMALAAAGDPRAAGLHATVHQHRERYGIRPGPTAVGPVPSPGWSPPERRAEAPTLDDSADLLQEIADSYDVGEAVDLRQVTPGGIEDHLICAEV; encoded by the coding sequence ATGCTGGCGGTGCTCGGACCGATCGAGCTGCTCGACGGGCAACGGCGGGTCGGCGGCCTCGGCGGGGTCCTGCCGCGGCGCCTCCTCACCGTGCTGGTGGCGGCCGAAGGTCGTCCCGTCCCCGACAGTTGGCTGGTCGAGGCGGTGTGGGCGGGGCGACCTCCGGGCAAACCCGAGATCGCCCTGCAGGTCTACGTCTCCCGGCTGCGCCGCGCGATGGGCGATCGGGGGCCGGGCACCCTGCGGCGTACGAAATCGGGTTATGAACTTGCGATCCAGCCCGGTGGAACGGATGTCGACCGATTCCGTGAGCTGACCGAGGAGGCCCGTCTCGCCGCTGCCGCCGGTCGCGTCGCCCAAGCACGGTCGCTGTTCGAGGCCGCTCTGCGACTGTGGCGCGGCGAGCCCTACAGCGATGTTCCGGATGACGACACCCTGACGGCCAAGCGTGCCGCCCTGCAGCAACTTCATGACGCGGCGCAGGAAGACAGTGTGGAGTGTCTGATCGGCATGGGTGAGAACGCCCGCGCCGTGGCCGAACTCGAGGCGCTGGTCCGGTCGGCGCCGTTCCGGGAACGGCGATGGGTGCAACTGGCCGAGGCGCTCTATCGATGCGATCGTCAGACCGACGCGCTCGCGGCCATCCGCCGGGTCCGCGCCCTGCTGGCCGAGGAGCTCGGCGTGGAACCGGGGCCGCAGCTGCGTGAGGTGGAGGGCCGGATCCTCCGGCACGACGCCGGCCTGCTCCTCCGGGATCCGGGCGCCGCCGGTCCGGCCAGGCTTCCGCGGCCGCTCTCGTCCTTCGTCGGACGAGAAGCCGAGCTCGCCCTCCTGGACACGCTCGTCTCTGCCCAGCGCATGGTGACGGTGGTCGGGCCGGCCGGCGCCGGAAAGACCCGGCTGACACTCGAGTGGGCGGCCCGGCACGGCGGCGACTCCTGGTTCGTGCGGCTGGCCGACGTGAGCGACCCGGCCCGGTTGGCCGGCTCGATCGGCCGCGCGGTCGGTGTGGCGGACCAGCCGGGCGACGCGACAACGGCCGTGCTGCGCCGGCTGAACGGCGTACGGGGCCTGCTGATTCTCGACAACGGCGAGCACCTGACCGCTCCCCTCGCCCGCATCGTCAACGTCCTGCTCGCCGGCGCGCCGGGGCTCCGGGTGCTGGCGACCAGTCGCCGGCCGCTCACCGCGTCGGGCGAGCACGTCCTGCCGTTGGCGCCGCTGGCAACGGGTTCGGCCGTGGACCTCCTCCGCGATCGCATTCGCGCGGTCCGTCCCACGTGGGCCGAGGACGCGCGGGATCACGCGAGCTTGCGGCGCATAGCGGTCGCACTCGACGGCATTCCGCTGGCCTTGGAGCTGGCGGCGGCCCGCACCCGCGTGTTGAACCTCCACGACGTCGCCGAGCGGCTGGACGACCGGTTCGCGCTGCTCGGCACGGTCCCGGATCGCCTGCTGAACCCCCACGAAACCCTCTTCGGCGCCATCGGCTGGAGCTTCGGCCTGCTCGCCGACGCCGAACGGGAGTTGCTGGTGCGGCTGTGGCCCTACGAAGGAGGATTCGCGTTGGCGGCCGCCGGACCGGCCGGGCTGGACATGCTGGACTCCCTGGTCGGCCAATCACTCGTCGAGGTCGACGTCGACGCCCGCCCCACCCGATTCCGGGTCCTGGAAACCGTCCGGGCGTACTGCCGCGCCGTCGACCCGACGCCGCGGGCAAGCCGCGAGCTGCATTCCGCCACGGTTCGCGCCATGGTCGCGGACGCGGCGCAGGCACTACTCGGCGCCGGGGCGCCGCGGGCGACCCGCGAGCTCAACCGAGAACTGGCGAACATCCGCGTTTCGGTCGCCCACGACCTGGCCACGACGCCGGTCGACGCACTGCGGACGGCGACCGGCCTCCTGTGGTTCTGGATCCGGGCCGGGTTGCTCGACGAGGGCCGAAGGACGCTCGCCGCGGCCATGCGGGCGGCCGGGGACGCCGCACCGCCGGATGTCGCTCAGGCGCGCGCCGCGTCCGCCGTGCTGGCCTACGTCGGTGGCGACGGCGATGACGCACGGCGTCTGCTGGCCGAAGCGATCCGCGACTGGGAAGCCACCGAGGGCGGCGACGACACGATCCAGCTGGCCGAGATGCTCTACTACCAGGCTCTGGTGCAGAACCCGAACGGTGACGCCCGGTTGGCGTGGTCGGCCGCCACCCGGGCGTACCGGATCGCCGCCCGAACCGGCACCGCCTGGCTGCGTGCCTCGGCCGAGATGGCTCAGGGCTCGGCACTGCTGCTGGCCGGACGCGCCGGCGAAGCGCGGCATCGGTTACGCGCGGCGGCGGAACACGGCATCGCATGCGGCCAGACGTGGACGGCGGCGCTGAGCTACCTCATGGCGGCGCAGAGCCTGCTGGCCGAGCGTCGTACGCCGGACGAGGTGCTACCGATCCTGGGCCGGGCGTTGCGCCTGTTCCGGCACGAGGAAGACCTCAGCGGCATCCTGTCGGTGGTGCACAGCGGAGCCATGGCCCTCGCCGCCGCCGGGGATCCGCGAGCCGCCGGCCTGCACGCGACGGTGCACCAGCATCGGGAACGCTACGGGATCCGTCCCGGACCCACCGCCGTAGGCCCGGTCCCATCCCCCGGCTGGTCACCGCCCGAACGCCGGGCCGAGGCTCCGACGCTGGACGACTCCGCCGACCTGCTGCAGGAGATCGCCGACTCATATGACGTCGGCGAGGCGGTGGACCTCCGACAGGTCACTCCGGGCGGGATCGAGGATCACCTGATCTGCGCCGAGGTCTGA
- a CDS encoding winged helix-turn-helix transcriptional regulator → MPPSVEYALTSAGQALLHLLSQVANWAVQHDRGRL, encoded by the coding sequence GTGCCGCCCTCGGTCGAGTACGCCCTGACCTCCGCCGGACAGGCGCTTCTCCACCTGCTGTCGCAGGTGGCGAACTGGGCCGTCCAGCACGACCGCGGCCGGCTCTGA
- a CDS encoding TetR/AcrR family transcriptional regulator, protein MRAELTRQRILTAAAHVFAEHGYAAGTTNRIAERARISIGSLYQYFPNKDAILAALLVQHLDRGAWTAADEIDLSPGSLPAAIRALVRDAIDNHRDDPALLRMMIEEARVSPELVEAMERHGRSRVTQVRDLLARHPDVAVTDVDTAAELIVTTVELNTHKLMAAPQSIPEEVFAAELVDMVTRYLRGDR, encoded by the coding sequence GTGCGCGCCGAACTGACCCGGCAACGCATCCTGACCGCCGCTGCTCACGTTTTCGCCGAGCACGGCTATGCCGCCGGCACCACCAACCGCATCGCCGAGCGGGCCCGGATCTCGATCGGCTCGCTGTATCAGTACTTCCCGAACAAGGACGCGATCCTGGCCGCGCTGCTGGTGCAGCACCTCGACCGCGGCGCTTGGACCGCCGCCGACGAGATCGACCTCTCCCCCGGTTCGCTGCCCGCGGCGATCCGCGCGCTGGTCCGCGACGCCATCGACAACCACCGCGACGACCCGGCCCTGTTACGAATGATGATCGAGGAGGCCCGGGTCTCGCCGGAACTCGTCGAGGCGATGGAACGCCACGGCCGCAGCCGGGTCACCCAGGTCCGCGACCTGCTGGCCCGCCACCCCGACGTCGCGGTCACCGACGTGGACACCGCCGCGGAGCTGATCGTGACCACGGTCGAGCTGAACACCCACAAACTGATGGCCGCGCCGCAGAGCATCCCGGAGGAAGTCTTCGCCGCCGAACTGGTCGACATGGTGACCCGCTACCTGCGCGGCGACCGGTGA
- a CDS encoding 2Fe-2S iron-sulfur cluster-binding protein, giving the protein MNWENKNLHRLSTATEVEAVVGRPAPMIVRKEISALDAGCRLILDRCPAAAFGYRDVGGTSRTTIIGGAPGFVRVRSATRFSFFLPEPGEPDGPVSFCFLLPGVGEILRVNGVIAGRDGARVTVGVEQAYVHCAQAVMRSRLWHPPVRSAPGPVAVAGDGPLRGPGVAEFLASSPFLALSTWDSAGGSDTSPRGDHPAVAHILDGRTLVIADRKGNKRADTLHNLVHDDRLSFAALVPGRGGVLHVRGRGAITDDAALLATMALRGMPPNLALVVDVEHAEVSGSDAVTRARLWSPGTHLGRDTAPDLVAIGGAHLAGESAAAGRVVRAVAAIPGMSRLLRRAMDRAYRSGLGKQGYDLIEPGGHEPASGGLPERPVRVVQVRRETPSTVTLVLADTGPTPGSFDFRPGQFFTLVADIDGRPVRRAYSASSAPGSPRLEVTVKHVDGGHFSGHVHHGLRPGDRLAVRGPAGSFHAGPHPLVLVAAGSGVTPMMSMIRTRLAGRAEDGRIDLLYSSRRAEDVIFGSELNRLERENPGRLSVTHVLTERDGRLGAEGMRRWLDRLAPTDSAHYYLCGPEPLMETVHAVLTGLAVPGQRVHRERYASAAGVERASTVPQEMTVERDGRPLGTVVVDPGQTLLDAGLAAGLPMPYSCTVGSCGDCVVRLRDGDAAQNEPNCLTPRQRAAGYVLACVGSPLSKVTLDITEPNSRGARAVADAAEG; this is encoded by the coding sequence GTGAACTGGGAAAACAAAAATCTGCACCGGTTGTCGACGGCGACCGAGGTGGAGGCCGTGGTGGGCCGGCCGGCACCGATGATCGTGCGGAAGGAGATCAGCGCCCTCGACGCCGGCTGCCGGTTGATCCTCGACCGGTGCCCGGCCGCGGCCTTCGGCTACCGGGACGTCGGCGGCACGAGCCGCACCACGATCATCGGCGGCGCGCCCGGATTCGTCCGGGTTCGGTCCGCGACCCGGTTCTCGTTCTTCCTGCCCGAGCCGGGCGAGCCGGACGGTCCGGTGTCGTTCTGCTTCCTGCTGCCGGGCGTCGGCGAGATCCTGCGGGTCAACGGCGTGATAGCCGGACGCGACGGTGCGCGGGTCACCGTCGGCGTCGAGCAGGCCTACGTGCACTGCGCGCAGGCCGTCATGCGGTCACGGTTGTGGCACCCGCCCGTTCGGTCCGCCCCCGGACCGGTGGCGGTCGCCGGCGACGGACCCCTGCGCGGGCCGGGGGTGGCCGAGTTCCTCGCCTCGTCGCCGTTCCTCGCCCTGTCCACCTGGGATTCCGCCGGCGGCAGCGACACCAGCCCGCGCGGTGACCACCCCGCGGTGGCGCACATCCTGGACGGCCGCACCCTGGTCATCGCCGACCGCAAAGGCAACAAACGCGCTGACACGCTGCACAACCTGGTGCACGACGACCGGCTGTCGTTCGCCGCGCTCGTGCCGGGGCGCGGCGGGGTGCTGCACGTCCGCGGTCGCGGCGCGATCACCGACGACGCGGCGTTGCTGGCGACGATGGCGCTGCGTGGGATGCCGCCGAACCTGGCGCTGGTCGTGGACGTCGAGCACGCCGAGGTAAGCGGCAGCGACGCCGTGACCCGCGCGCGGCTGTGGTCGCCCGGCACCCACCTCGGCCGGGACACCGCACCCGATCTGGTGGCGATCGGCGGTGCCCACCTCGCCGGCGAATCGGCCGCCGCCGGCCGCGTGGTCAGGGCGGTCGCGGCGATTCCCGGGATGAGCCGCCTGCTGCGCCGGGCAATGGATCGGGCCTACCGGTCCGGGCTGGGCAAACAAGGCTACGATCTCATCGAGCCGGGCGGCCACGAACCGGCCTCTGGCGGCCTTCCCGAGCGACCGGTACGCGTGGTCCAGGTGCGCCGGGAGACACCGAGCACGGTCACTCTCGTGCTGGCGGACACCGGCCCGACACCCGGCTCCTTCGACTTCCGGCCCGGCCAGTTCTTCACCCTCGTCGCCGACATCGACGGCCGGCCGGTGCGGCGAGCCTACTCGGCCTCGTCGGCGCCGGGCTCGCCTCGCCTCGAGGTCACCGTCAAACACGTCGACGGCGGACACTTCTCCGGTCACGTGCATCACGGCCTGCGCCCCGGTGACCGGCTCGCCGTACGCGGACCGGCCGGATCGTTCCACGCCGGACCGCACCCGCTCGTGCTCGTCGCCGCGGGCAGCGGCGTCACCCCGATGATGAGCATGATCCGCACACGCCTCGCCGGCCGGGCCGAGGACGGCCGGATCGACCTGCTCTACAGCAGCCGCCGTGCCGAGGACGTCATCTTCGGGAGCGAGCTGAACCGGTTGGAGCGGGAGAACCCGGGCCGGCTGTCGGTGACCCACGTGCTGACCGAACGGGACGGGCGGCTCGGCGCCGAGGGTATGCGCCGCTGGCTCGATCGCCTCGCCCCGACCGACAGCGCCCACTACTACCTCTGCGGACCGGAACCACTGATGGAGACGGTCCACGCCGTGCTGACCGGCCTCGCCGTGCCCGGCCAACGGGTGCACCGGGAGCGATACGCCAGCGCGGCGGGCGTCGAGCGGGCGTCGACCGTGCCCCAGGAGATGACCGTCGAACGGGACGGGAGACCTCTCGGCACGGTGGTGGTCGATCCCGGGCAGACCCTGCTCGACGCGGGCCTCGCGGCCGGCTTGCCGATGCCGTACTCCTGCACCGTCGGCAGTTGCGGCGACTGCGTGGTGCGGCTGCGCGACGGCGACGCCGCGCAGAACGAGCCCAACTGCCTGACCCCGCGGCAGCGGGCCGCCGGCTACGTTCTGGCCTGCGTGGGCAGCCCTCTTTCGAAGGTCACGCTGGACATCACCGAGCCGAACAGCCGCGGCGCGCGAGCCGTTGCCGACGCCGCGGAAGGATGA
- a CDS encoding KedN5 family methylcobalamin-dependent radical SAM C-methyltransferase — protein sequence MDSERKRVALVQKGIWDMTRESMPLAAGYFKAMIESDADTRRSYQVDICNFGGGATLLDMARVLLLEAPAVHVLGFSVLGWNFDDFCKLAELAKQLNPDVLTIFGGNHVTDQGNRVLQRCAAVDVVVNGEGELTVVELLRAYAGPGFRAALPDIAGITYRASDGSVRTTTPRPRIVDLDVIPSPILTGAIELRTADGQPRYDVVLLETNRGCPYSCSFCYWGGATGQKVRKFSPDRLRRELEFCAEQRVERVILCDANFGMFREDEDFVDTFIEVRRRYGYPLNFDTSWAKNKGPVFYRILEKMKGAGLHSAFTLALQSLSPAALTTMRRRNMKVNDWEDLVERLNERGMDSYAELIWGIPGETSESFLAGYDELALEVSRVAVYSHLILPNTEFYENRRDYGLVLIRGADDDFEYVLQHESMTFDENRRMHAFLFWARVIGEHRVLRHIWKPAHDLAGLKPSALLASLDVFMSRQTDPLARDLTRCRDRVVDRLDTTKIKEALLLVHRQESLHPLLRAWWVHHVLPNVSGRHRALLADVLEYDLVTMPVAHAGPDVTVLDDDHYVRRDIAFQYDVPQFLEKPDTSPPEPETVIYDITFRRGFEHHIDSHELVEEYAGRPIRRI from the coding sequence GTGGATTCTGAGCGTAAACGCGTGGCCCTGGTGCAGAAAGGCATCTGGGACATGACTCGCGAGTCGATGCCCTTGGCAGCGGGCTACTTCAAAGCAATGATCGAGTCGGACGCCGACACCCGCCGCTCCTATCAGGTGGACATCTGCAACTTCGGCGGTGGGGCGACGTTGCTCGACATGGCCAGGGTCCTGCTGCTCGAGGCGCCCGCCGTGCACGTGCTGGGTTTCTCGGTGCTGGGCTGGAACTTCGACGACTTCTGCAAGCTCGCCGAACTCGCGAAACAGCTCAACCCGGACGTGCTGACAATCTTCGGCGGCAATCACGTCACCGACCAGGGGAACCGGGTCCTGCAACGATGCGCGGCCGTCGATGTGGTGGTCAACGGCGAAGGCGAGCTCACCGTCGTCGAGTTGTTGCGGGCGTACGCCGGGCCGGGCTTCCGGGCAGCCCTCCCCGACATCGCCGGCATAACCTACCGGGCGTCGGACGGCAGCGTCAGGACCACGACACCTCGACCCCGCATCGTGGATCTGGATGTCATTCCGTCGCCGATACTCACCGGCGCCATCGAGTTGCGGACCGCCGACGGCCAACCGAGATATGACGTCGTATTGCTGGAGACGAACCGCGGGTGCCCCTACTCCTGCTCGTTCTGCTACTGGGGTGGGGCGACCGGCCAGAAGGTCCGTAAATTCTCCCCCGACCGCCTCCGCCGCGAACTCGAGTTCTGCGCCGAGCAGCGGGTTGAACGGGTGATCCTGTGCGATGCGAACTTCGGTATGTTCCGGGAGGACGAGGACTTCGTCGACACCTTCATCGAGGTACGCCGGCGTTACGGCTATCCGCTCAACTTCGACACCTCCTGGGCGAAGAACAAGGGTCCGGTCTTCTACCGCATCCTGGAAAAGATGAAAGGCGCCGGATTGCACAGCGCCTTCACCCTGGCGCTGCAGAGTCTTTCGCCGGCGGCGCTGACCACGATGCGGCGGCGCAACATGAAGGTCAACGACTGGGAGGACCTGGTCGAACGGCTCAACGAGCGGGGCATGGACTCGTACGCCGAGTTGATCTGGGGTATTCCAGGTGAGACGAGCGAATCGTTCCTCGCCGGCTACGACGAACTGGCCTTGGAGGTGTCACGCGTCGCCGTGTACTCCCACCTCATCCTGCCGAACACCGAGTTCTACGAGAATCGGCGGGACTACGGCCTGGTGCTGATCCGGGGCGCCGACGACGACTTCGAATATGTTCTGCAGCACGAGTCGATGACCTTCGACGAGAACCGGCGGATGCACGCCTTTCTGTTCTGGGCCCGCGTCATCGGAGAGCATCGCGTGTTGCGGCACATCTGGAAGCCGGCGCACGACCTGGCCGGGCTCAAGCCGTCCGCCTTGCTCGCGTCCCTCGACGTGTTCATGTCACGGCAGACCGATCCGCTGGCACGTGACCTCACGCGGTGCCGCGACCGTGTCGTGGACCGGCTCGACACCACGAAGATCAAAGAGGCCCTGCTGCTGGTTCATCGGCAGGAAAGTCTGCATCCGTTGCTGCGCGCCTGGTGGGTGCACCACGTCCTTCCGAACGTCTCCGGCCGCCATCGCGCGCTTCTCGCCGACGTGCTGGAATATGATCTGGTCACGATGCCGGTCGCGCATGCCGGTCCGGACGTCACGGTTCTCGACGACGACCACTACGTTCGACGGGACATTGCCTTTCAATACGATGTGCCGCAGTTCCTCGAGAAGCCGGACACCTCGCCGCCGGAACCGGAAACGGTGATCTATGACATCACGTTCCGGCGAGGGTTCGAGCATCATATCGACAGCCACGAGCTGGTCGAGGAATACGCCGGGCGCCCGATCCGCCGTATTTGA
- a CDS encoding SAM-dependent methyltransferase, which produces MTDGREQLLKPGIGAKSLDGTFARALESQRADALIDDFLAAVFLRRGVTEGVLEPSVLDEDGRPLDPGSRNTSAWFVRARHVGLRSWFGDRVIEEAVTSGVRQVVILAAGQDARAYRLIEEPDCVVFEVDQPEVTAFNSRALAGLDARPRCERRPVSADLASDWRGPLVARGWQASRPTVWVIEGVLIYLPPDVREALFRDITALSAAGSYLSLDDAPLEELRGVQRVLDAPGAARDEHSPAMFDMRPRAASAQLLQSLGWQAQAITADALRTRHGLPGESSGNPLASILGRCHVVSARYAG; this is translated from the coding sequence ATGACTGACGGTCGTGAACAATTGTTGAAGCCGGGAATCGGTGCCAAGTCGCTGGATGGCACTTTTGCCCGGGCGCTGGAGTCTCAGCGTGCCGACGCCCTCATCGACGACTTCCTGGCCGCGGTCTTCCTCCGCCGCGGGGTGACCGAGGGCGTGCTCGAGCCGTCGGTGCTCGACGAGGACGGCCGGCCGCTGGATCCAGGTTCGCGCAACACTTCGGCGTGGTTCGTCCGGGCCCGTCACGTCGGCTTGCGGTCATGGTTCGGAGACCGCGTCATCGAGGAGGCGGTCACGTCGGGTGTGCGGCAGGTCGTGATCCTGGCGGCGGGGCAGGATGCCCGGGCCTACCGGCTCATCGAGGAGCCCGACTGTGTGGTGTTCGAAGTCGACCAGCCCGAGGTGACCGCGTTCAACTCGCGAGCGCTGGCCGGCCTCGACGCGCGACCGCGGTGCGAACGCCGGCCCGTCAGCGCCGACCTGGCGTCGGATTGGCGTGGGCCGCTCGTCGCGCGAGGCTGGCAGGCTTCCCGGCCGACAGTGTGGGTGATCGAAGGGGTGCTGATCTACCTTCCGCCCGATGTGCGCGAGGCTCTCTTCCGGGACATCACCGCCCTGTCCGCCGCGGGGAGCTATCTGTCGCTCGACGATGCTCCGCTGGAGGAGCTTCGCGGTGTTCAGCGGGTGCTCGACGCCCCCGGCGCCGCCCGCGATGAGCACTCGCCCGCGATGTTCGACATGCGACCGCGAGCCGCCAGTGCGCAACTGCTGCAATCGCTGGGCTGGCAGGCCCAGGCGATCACCGCGGACGCCCTCCGAACTCGTCACGGACTCCCGGGCGAGTCGTCCGGCAATCCTCTCGCATCGATCCTGGGCCGTTGCCACGTGGTGTCGGCGCGATACGCGGGTTGA